One window of the Camelina sativa cultivar DH55 chromosome 1, Cs, whole genome shotgun sequence genome contains the following:
- the LOC104781417 gene encoding auxin-responsive protein IAA26-like, protein MEGCPRNRETIGPKLLDLIPQGRKWYQEDKNNIDQEKKLELRLGPPGGDEEDRSAMKKNNNTETRNIKMESEDKSFQGFNSNHFSSSNKTSQKRTAPGPVVGWPPVRSFRKNLASTSSSKLGNESSHGGQINKSNDDDEKQVEPKREGMFVKINMDGVPIGRKVDLNANNSYEQLSFAVDKLFRGLLAAQRESSGGEGEEKPIIGLLDGKGEFTLTYEDNEGDKMLVGDVPWQMFVSSVKRLRVIKSSEISSALTFGCSSKQEKMRH, encoded by the exons ATGGAAGGTTGtccaagaaacagagagacGATCGGTCCAAAACTTCTTGATTTGATTCCCCAAGGAAGAAAATGGtatcaagaagacaagaacaACATAGATCAGGAGAAGAAACTTGAGCTAAGGCTTGGACCACCtggtggtgatgaagaagaccGCTCagcgatgaagaagaacaacaacacagaGACAAGAAACATAAAGATGGAATCAGAAGACAAATCTTTCCAGGGTTTCAACAGCAAtcacttctcttcttccaacAAAACCTCTCAGAAAAG AACTGCTCCTGGTCCAGTAGTGGGTTGGCCTCCGGTTCGTTCTTTCAGAAAGAATCTAGCGAGCACAAGCTCTTCAAAGTTGGGAAATGAATCCTCACATGGAGGTCAAATCAACAAgagtaatgatgatgatgaaaagcAAGTTGAACCCAAGAGAGAAGGAATGTTTGTGAAGATCAACATGGATGGTGTTCCTATTGGTCGTAAAGTTGATCTCAATGCTAACAATAGCTACGAACAGCTCTCTTTTGCCGTTGACAAACTCTTCAGAGGTCTACTCGCAG cTCAAAGAGAGAGCTCTGGtggtgaaggagaagagaaaccTATAATTGGATTATTAGATGGGAAAGGAGAATTTACTTTAACCTATGAAGACAATGAAGGGGACAAGATGCTTGTTGGGGATGTTCCTTGGCA AATGTTCGTTTCATCTGTGAAGAGACTGCGTGTGATTAAAAGCTCGGAGATTTCATCTGCCTTGACAT tTGGATGCAGCAGTAAGCAAGAGAAGATGAGGCACTGA
- the LOC104781428 gene encoding protein SRC2-like, whose translation MANLTLELNIYSAKDLENVNLITKMDVYAVVYINGDDSRKNEKEKTPIDRTGESEPTWNHAVKFSVDQRLAYEGRLTLVVKLVCDRGIFGDKDLGEVEVPVLELLHGSTPSPSLNRNGQGMMRFVTYQVRTPFGKGQGSLTFSYRFNTPSFEPDSSVSSSSPVCTNPIHTPPDLPATTTTTMTYPPPPSSEASFYPPLSSIEHPPSSQPQEYSPPPYPYPNPYQYNSHYPAHPINIYPPPSPSASNLYPPPYYSTSPPQHQSYPPPPRHSYHQTQPTQSFHGYAPSSPQNHHGCVYHPPPPSTQNHHGCVYPPSPPTSRYGYGSPTTQAPSKNNNKTGLGLGMGAGLLGGALGGLLLGDLVSSDTGFDL comes from the coding sequence ATGGCAAATCTGACCTTAGAACTCAACATTTACTCTGCAAAAGATCTTGAAAATGTCAACCTTATCACCAAAATGGACGTATACGCCGTCGTTTATATCAACGGCGATGATTCTCGGaagaatgaaaaagagaaaactcCCATCGATCGAACCGGTGAATCTGAGCCTACGTGGAACCACGCCGTTAAATTCTCCGTCGATCAGAGGTTAGCTTACGAAGGGCGTTTGACCCTCGTCGTGAAACTGGTCTGCGATCGGGGGATCTTCGGCGACAAAGATCTCGGAGAAGTCGAAGTCCCGGTTCTTGAGCTTCTCCATGGCTCTACGCCGTCTCCGTCGCTTAACCGTAACGGTCAGGGGATGATGAGATTTGTAACGTATCAGGTGAGAACTCCTTTTGGGAAAGGTCAAGGCTCGCTGACTTTTTCGTACCGGTTTAATACGCCGTCGTTTGAACCGGATTCATcggtttcatcatcttcaccgGTTTGCACGAATCCGATTCATACACCTCCTGATTTGCcagcgacgacgacgacgacgatgactTATCCTCCTCCGCCGTCGTCTGAAGCAAGTTTCTATCCACCACTCTCGTCAATTGAACATCCGCCGTCGTCTCAGCCGCAAGAATACTCCCCACCACCGTACCCGTACCCAAACCCGTATCAGTACAATTCTCATTATCCGGCACATCCAATCAACATTTACCCGCCTCCGTCACCCTCCGCCTCGAATTTATATCCTCCGCCGTATTATAGTACTTCTCCGCCGCAGCATCAATCGTATCCGCCGCCTCCCCGTCATTCGTACCACCAAACGCAACCAACACAGTCATTTCACGGGTACGCGCCTTCGTCTCCGCAGAATCATCACGGGTGTGTTTATCATCCGCCGCCACCGTCTACGCAGAATCATCACGGGTGTGTTTATCCTCCGTCACCACCGACATCAAGATACGGATACGGTAGTCCGACAACGCAAGCGCCGtcgaagaataataataaaacaggGCTTGGGCTTGGAATGGGAGCTGGGCTTCTGGGAGGAGCATTGGGTGGGCTTTTACTCGGCGATTTAGTGTCTTCTGACACTGGCTTTGATTTGTaa
- the LOC104781436 gene encoding UDP-glycosyltransferase 88A1-like, with translation MEKQNAIVLYPSPPIGHLVSMVELGKLILSKNPSLSIQIILVPPPYQPESTATYISSVSSSFPSITFHRLPAITPHSSKTSPKHHESLTLESLRLSNPNVHKTLLTVSQTFNLRAMVIDFFCTAVLEVTADFTFPVYYFFTSGPACLASFFHLQTLDETTAGKNLKDVHTLLNIPGVPPIKGSDMPKPVLERGYDVYDSFILFSKELPKSAGIIVNTFEALENRAIKTIAEELCFKTIYPIGPLIVQERTGDNHGNNGDSCLSWLDSQPEQSVVFLCFGSLGLLSGEQLKEIAIGLEKSGQRFLWVVRNPPELQNQTEPDLKSLLPEGFLNRTGNRGMVVKSWAPQVPVLNHKAVGGFVTHCGWNSILESVCAGVPMVAWPLYAEQRFNRVVIVDEIKIAIPMNESQTGFVTSTEVENRVQEIMQEGPVRERTKAMKYAAESALTETGSSHAALTTLLQSWCPK, from the exons atggaaaaacaaaatgctATAGTTTTGTATCCATCACCACCGATAGGTCACTTAGTGTCCATGGTTGAGTTAGGCAAACTCATCTTATCCAAGAACCCATCTCTCTCCATCCAAATCATCTTAGTTCCACCACCTTATCAGCCGGAATCAACCGCCACCTACATATCCTCCGTGTCCTCTTCCTTCCCTTCAATCACCTTCCACCGCCTCCCAGCCATCACACCACACTCCTCCAAAACCTCACCAAAACACCACGAGTCACTCACCCTAGAAAGCCTCCGTCTCAGTAACCCAAATGTCCACAAGACACTGCTCACCGTCTCCCAAACGTTCAACCTCCGTGCCATGGTTATTGACTTCTTTTGCACCGCCGTGTTAGAAGTCACCGCCGATTTCACCTTCCCGGTCTACTACTTCTTCACCTCTGGACCCGCTTGCCTCGCTTCTTTCTTCCATCTCCAAACTCTCGACGAAACCACAGCCGGTAAAAACCTAAAAGACGTCCACACGCTCCTCAACATACCCGGTGTTCCTCCAATCAAAGGCTCTGATATGCCTAAACCGGTGCTCGAACGTGGCTATGATGTTTACGATTCTTTCATATTGTTCTCTAAAGAGCTCCCAAAGTCTGCAGGGATCATTGTCAACACGTTTGAAGCATTAGAGAACAGAGCCATCAAGACCATAGCAGAGGAGCTCtgttttaaaactatatatccaATAGGACCGCTCATAGTTCAAGAAAGAACCGGAGATAACCATGGAAACAACGGAGATTCCTGTCTTAGTTGGCTCGATTCGCAGCCGGAACAGAGTGTTGTGTTCCTATGTTTTGGGAGCTTGGGGTTGTTATCAGGGGAACAACTAAAAGAGATTGCTATTGGTTTAGAAAAGAGTGGACAGAGGTTCTTGTGGGTGGTCCGTAATCCACCGGAGTTACAAAACCAGACGGAACCGGACTTGAAATCTCTTTTACCAGAAGGATTCTTAAACCGAACCGGAAACAGAGGAATGGTCGTCAAATCATGGGCTCCGCAAGTTCCGGTTCTGAATCATAAGGCCGTTGGCGGATTCGTCACCCATTGTGGTTGGAACTCAATTCTCGAATCTGTTTGCGCTG GTGTACCAATGGTTGCATGGCCTTTATACGCTGAGCAGAGGTTTAACAGAGTAGTGATTGTGGATGAAATAAAGATTGCAATCCCGATGAATGAATCGCAGACGGGTTTCGTTACCTCGACGGAGGTGGAGAATCGAGTCCAAGAGATAATGCAAGAAGGCCCGGTTAGGGAGAGAACCAAAGCGATGAAGTACGCAGCCGAATCAGCTTTAACCGAAACCGGTTCGTCTCATGCCGCGTTGACTACGTTACTCCAGTCGTGGTGCCCAAAATGA
- the LOC104781446 gene encoding UDP-glycosyltransferase 88A1-like has translation MGEEAIVLYPAPPVGHLVSMVELGKTILTKTPSLSIHIILVPLPYQPESIASYIASVSSSFPSITFHHLPAVTPHSSSSPTSRHHYESLLLEILCFSNPNVHRTLFSISQNFNLRAMIIDFFCTAVLDITADFTFPVYYFFSSGAAFLASSLYGPILHETTPGINLKDIPTVHIPGVPPIKGSDMPEPVLERDDEVYDVIIMFCKQLSKSSGIIINTFDALENRAIKAIAEELCFRDIYPIGPLIVQGRTGDNHGNNGDSCLTWLDSQPEQSVVFLCFGSLGLFSGEQLKEIAIGLEKSGHRFLWVVRNPPELQNQTEPDLKSLLPERFLNRTEYRGMVVKSWAPQVPVLNHKAIGGFVTHCGWNSILESVCAGVPMVAWPLYAEQRFNRVVIVEEIKIAIPMNESETGFVSSIEVEKRVQEIMEDGPVRERTKAMKNAAESALKETGSSHTALTTLLQSWSTK, from the exons ATGGGAGAAGAAGCTATAGTTCTGTATCCAGCACCACCGGTAGGTCACTTAGTCTCCATGGTTGAGTTAGGCAAAACTATCCTCACCAAAACCCCATCTCTCTCCATCCACATCATCTTAGTTCCGCTGCCTTATCAGCCTGAATCAATCGCCTCTTACATCGCCTccgtctcctcctccttcccTTCAATAACCTTCCACCATCTCCCCGCCGTCACACCGCACTCTTCCTCCTCCCCCACCTCTCGCCACCACTATGAGTCACTCCTCCTAGAAATCCTCTGTTTCAGCAACCCAAATGTCCACCGAACCCTTTTCTCAATCTCTCAGAACTTCAACCTCCGTGCAATGATCATCGATTTCTTCTGCACCGCCGTTCTAGACATAACCGCCGATTTCACCTTCCCGGTTTACTACTTCTTCTCCTCTGGAGCCGCATTTCTCGCATCTTCCCTCTATGGCCCGATCCTCCACGAAACGACCCCTGGAATAAACCTCAAAGACATTCCTACAGTTCATATCCCCGGCGTTCCTCCGATCAAGGGTTCCGATATGCCTGAGCCGGTGCTCGAACGAGACGACGAGGTCTATGATGTTATAATAATGTTCTGTAAACAGCTCTCGAAGTCTTCAGGGATCATTATCAACACGTTTGATGCTTTAGAGAACAGAGCCATCAAGGCCATAGCAGAGGAGCTCTGTTTTAGAGATATTTATCCAATAGGACCGCTCATTGTTCAAGGAAGAACCGGAGATAACCATGGAAACAACGGAGATTCTTGTCTGACTTGGCTCGATTCGCAGCCGGAACAGAGTGTTGTGTTCCTCTGTTTCGGGAGTTTGGGTTTGTTTTCAGGAGAACAGCTAAAAGAGATTGCCATTGGTTTAGAAAAGAGTGGACATAGATTCTTGTGGGTGGTTCGTAATCCACCAGAGTTACAAAACCAGACAGAACCGGACTTGAAATCTCTCTTACCCGAAAGATtcttaaaccgaaccgaatacaGAGGAATGGTCGTCAAATCATGGGCTCCGCAAGTTCCGGTTCTGAATCATAAGGCCATTGGCGGATTCGTCACCCATTGCGGTTGGAATTCAATTCTCGAATCCGTCTGCGCAG GCGTACCAATGGTTGCATGGCCGTTGTACGCTGAGCAAAGGTTTAACAGAGTGGTGATTGTGGAGGAGATCAAGATTGCGATCCCGATGAATGAATCGGAGACGGGTTTCGTGAGCTCAATTGAGGTGGAGAAACGAGTCCAAGAGATAATGGAGGATGGTCCGGTTAGGGAGAGAACCAAGGCTATGAAGAACGCAGCCGAATCAGCCTTGAAAGAGACCGGTTCGTCTCATACAGCATTGACTACTTTACTCCAGTCGTGGAGCACAAAATGA